Proteins from a single region of Desulfobacteraceae bacterium:
- a CDS encoding AarF/ABC1/UbiB kinase family protein, translating into MGASRHRATPCGAVPTGPIRPTPPEPIPRGNTGCGGPALQPLAPGTHATMLSIRKIGVIGRTYRHLSRYRQILSILFKYGFGDLVESLKIDQYIEIGLQLISRRQRPRDDKLTRAERVRMALEELGPTYVKLGQTLSTRPDLVPVEFTEELAKLLDEVPPCSFEAIRAILEGELKRPTAEVFTRFDPQPLASASIGQVHRARRHDGDEVAVKIQRPGIRKVIEVDLEIMLHMATLMERHIEELALHRPVKIVEEFARTIERELDYTLEATHMERIALQFLDDPRVYIPAVYRDTTTERVLTMEYVSGIKVSEVAQLKAAGLDPKVITDRGADLFLRQVFDFGFFHADPHPGNIQVLAGNVICLLDFGMVGSVDRATRELFVDLIDAVVHRNEILATQAMLRLTEWRDEPDTRELEREVADFMGRNLYRPLKEVKIGRIVQQLLEMVSVYRLRIPPNIFLMMKAFSTVESVAARLDPDFDMIAKSAPFLEKVKLARFSPQRITQEGLQLGAELLHFARQFPRDLLEVTRLLKQRKIALQVDIVGYQGMRATQDQTSNRLAFAIIIAALLIGSALIVISETPPLVYGISLIGILLFSAGALMGIWLLIAILRKGSL; encoded by the coding sequence GTGGGCGCCAGCCGGCACCGCGCCACCCCCTGCGGCGCGGTGCCGACCGGCCCGATCCGGCCAACCCCGCCCGAACCGATCCCCCGCGGCAATACCGGCTGCGGCGGACCCGCCCTGCAGCCGCTGGCCCCGGGTACCCATGCGACTATGCTGAGCATCCGCAAAATCGGCGTCATCGGCCGGACCTACCGCCACCTCAGCCGCTACCGCCAGATCCTGTCGATCCTCTTCAAATACGGCTTCGGCGACCTGGTCGAGTCCCTCAAAATCGATCAGTACATCGAGATCGGGCTGCAGTTGATCTCTCGCCGGCAGCGCCCGCGCGACGACAAGCTGACCCGCGCCGAGCGGGTCCGGATGGCGCTCGAGGAGCTGGGGCCGACCTACGTCAAGCTCGGCCAGACGCTCTCCACCCGGCCGGATCTGGTGCCGGTCGAGTTCACCGAGGAGCTGGCCAAGCTCCTGGACGAGGTGCCGCCCTGCAGCTTCGAAGCCATTCGCGCGATCCTCGAGGGCGAACTCAAACGCCCCACCGCCGAGGTCTTCACCCGCTTCGACCCCCAGCCGCTGGCCTCGGCCTCCATCGGCCAGGTCCATCGCGCCCGGCGCCATGACGGGGACGAGGTGGCCGTCAAGATCCAACGGCCGGGGATCCGCAAGGTCATCGAGGTGGACCTGGAGATCATGCTGCACATGGCCACCCTGATGGAGCGCCACATCGAGGAGCTCGCCCTCCACCGGCCCGTCAAGATCGTCGAGGAGTTCGCCCGCACCATCGAAAGGGAGCTGGACTACACCCTGGAGGCGACCCACATGGAGCGCATCGCCCTGCAGTTTCTGGACGACCCCAGGGTTTACATCCCGGCGGTCTACCGCGACACCACCACCGAGCGCGTCCTGACGATGGAGTACGTCTCGGGCATCAAGGTCTCGGAGGTCGCGCAGCTCAAGGCCGCCGGGCTGGACCCCAAGGTGATCACCGACCGCGGCGCGGATCTTTTTCTGCGCCAGGTCTTCGATTTTGGCTTTTTTCACGCCGACCCGCACCCCGGCAACATCCAGGTGCTGGCCGGAAACGTGATCTGTCTGCTGGACTTCGGCATGGTGGGCAGCGTCGACCGCGCCACGCGGGAGCTTTTCGTCGACCTGATCGACGCGGTCGTCCACCGCAACGAAATCCTCGCCACCCAGGCCATGCTGCGGCTCACCGAGTGGCGCGACGAGCCCGATACGCGTGAACTGGAGCGGGAGGTGGCCGATTTCATGGGCCGCAACCTCTACCGCCCCCTCAAGGAGGTCAAAATCGGCCGCATCGTCCAGCAGTTGCTGGAAATGGTGTCGGTCTACCGTCTGCGGATCCCGCCGAACATCTTCCTGATGATGAAGGCTTTCAGCACGGTGGAGAGCGTGGCGGCCCGCCTGGACCCGGATTTCGACATGATCGCCAAGAGCGCCCCGTTTCTGGAAAAGGTCAAACTGGCGCGCTTCTCTCCCCAGCGCATCACCCAGGAGGGCCTGCAGCTGGGGGCCGAGCTGCTGCATTTTGCCCGCCAGTTCCCGCGCGACCTGCTGGAGGTGACGCGGCTGCTCAAACAGCGCAAGATCGCCCTTCAGGTCGACATCGTCGGCTACCAGGGCATGCGCGCCACCCAGGATCAGACCAGCAACCGGCTGGCCTTTGCGATCATCATCGCGGCGCTGCTGATCGGCTCGGCCCTGATCGTCATCTCCGAGACCCCGCCGCTGGTCTACGGCATTTCGCTGATCGGAATTCTGCTTTTTTCCGCCGGTGCCCTGATGGGTATCTGGCTCTTGATAGCCATCTTGCGCAAGGGAAGCCTCTGA